DNA sequence from the Trichocoleus desertorum ATA4-8-CV12 genome:
ACACATTTGATAGTGTAGTCAGCACTTGGACCTTGTGTAGTATTGCCAAAGTCAATCAAGCCTTGCAGGAAATTCACCGTGTACTCAAGCCCGAAGGCAAATTTTTCTTTGTTGAGCATGGGTTAAGTGAAGACCCTCAAGTCCAAGTTTGGCAAAATCGCCTGACTCCTCTACAAAAGGTGATTGGAGATGGTTGTCACCTCAACCGTCAGATGCAGCAGTTAATAGAAGTCAGCAACTTTAAAGTTTTGAAATTAGAAAAGTTTTATAGCAACGGCCTACCTAAAATAGGCGGCTACATGTACAAAGGGATAGCCGTCAAAGCTTGAGGAAAGATGGGAATAGCTGAATAGCTCAACATCTTTGCGATCGCCAGCGTGAGCAAAATCAACTAGCTTCCCTGAACCTAGCAGCGATCGCCCTAAGAGCACT
Encoded proteins:
- a CDS encoding class I SAM-dependent methyltransferase; translation: MGFYSAVIFPQLLDWGMSHPALAQYRQELLAEVQGDILEIGFGTGLNLQYYPSHVHKITTVDVNPGVSALAQKRIQDAAIAVDHHLLNGENLPMADNTFDSVVSTWTLCSIAKVNQALQEIHRVLKPEGKFFFVEHGLSEDPQVQVWQNRLTPLQKVIGDGCHLNRQMQQLIEVSNFKVLKLEKFYSNGLPKIGGYMYKGIAVKA